A window from Dama dama isolate Ldn47 chromosome 11, ASM3311817v1, whole genome shotgun sequence encodes these proteins:
- the LOC133064376 gene encoding small ribosomal subunit protein eS6-like, translating into MKLNISFPATGCQKLIEVDDERKLRTFYEKRMATEVAADALGEEWKGYVVRISGGNDKQGFPMKQGVLTHGRVRLLLSKGHSCYRPRRTGERKRKSVRGCIVDANLSVLNLVIVKKGEKDIPGLTDTTVLRRLGPKRASRIRKLFNLSKEDDVRQYVVRKPLNKEGKKPRTKAPKIQRLVTPRVLQHKRRRIALKKQRTKKNKEEAAEYAKLLAKRMKEAKEKRQEQIAKRRRLSSLRASTSKSESSQK; encoded by the coding sequence ATGAAGCTGAACATCTCTTTCCCGGCCACTGGCTGCCAGAAGCTCATTGAAGTGGACGATGAACGAAAACTTCGTACCTTCTACGAGAAGCGTATGGCCACAGAAGTTGCTGCTGACGCTCTGGGTGAAGAATGGAAGGGTTATGTGGTCCGAATCAGTGGCGGGAACGATAAGCAGGGTTTCCCCATGAAGCAGGGTGTCTTGACCCATGGCCGAGTTCGCCTGCTACTGAGTAAGGGGCATTCCTGTTACAGACCAAGGAGGACTGGAGAGAGAAAGCGCAAATCTGTACGGGGTTGCATTGTGGATGCCAATCTGAGTGTTCTCAACTTGGTCATCGTGAAAAAAGGGGAGAAGGATATTCCTGGACTCACTGATACTACAGTGCTTCGTCGCCTGGGTCCCAAAAGAGCTAGCAGAATCCGCAAACTTTTCAATCTCTCTAAAGAAGATGACGTCCGCCAGTATGTTGTGCGAAAGCCCCTAAACAAAGAAGGTAAGAAACCTAGGACTAAAGCACCCAAGATTCAGCGTCTCGTGACTCCACGAGTTCTGCAACACAAACGCCGGCGTATTGCTCTGAAGAAACAGCGtactaagaaaaacaaagaagaggcTGCAGAATATGCTAAACTTTTGGCCAAGAGAATGAAGGAGGCCAAAGAAAAACGGCAGGAACAGATTGCCAAGAGACGGAGGCTGTCCTCTCTGAGAGCTTCTACTTCTAAGTCTGAGtccagtcaaaaatga